Within Streptomyces sp. SS1-1, the genomic segment CGTGCTCCCGTACGCGGCCGAGGTCTTCGGCGGCGTACGGAACTACCCCCTGGTCCCGCCGGTCGTTCCCGGCCTGGGCGGCGTGGGACGCGTCGTGCGCACCGGCCCGGACGCCACCCGGCTGCGCGCCGGAGACCTGGTCTGGTGCGATCCGACGGTGCGCTCCCGGGACGACGCCCTCACGCCCGACATCGCGCTCCAGGGCTGGAGCTCGCGCGGTGACGGCGGCGCCGCGCTCGCCCGGCACCTGCGCGACGGCTCCTACGCCGAGCTGATGCGCGTCCCGACGGAGAACGTCTTCCCGCTGCCCTCCGCCGCCGGGGACGACCCTGCCCGCTGGGCCGCGCTCGCCGTGCACATGGTGCCCTACGGCGGCCTCCTCGCCGGCGAGCTGAGGCCCGGGGAGACCCTGCTCGTCAGCGGCGCCACCGGGAACTTCGGCAGCGGCGCTGTCGCGGTCGGCCTCGCGATGGGCGCGGGCCGTGTGGTCGTCCCCGGCCGCAACCGGGACGCGCTCGCCCTCCTCACCGACCGGTTCGGGCCCCGTGTCCGTCCCGTCACGCTGACGGGGGAGGAGGCCACCGACCGTGCCGCGATGTCCGAGGCCGCCGACGGCCCGATCGACCTGGTCATCGATCTGCTCCCGCCGAGCGCACCCAGCTGTGCGACCCGCGCCGCGGCCATGACCGTCCGCGAATACGGCCGTGTCGTCCTCATGGGAGGCGTCGGCATGTTCGGCGGCGACGACCTGGCGCTGCCCTACCCCTGGATCATGCGCAACTCGATCACCGTGCGCGGCCAGTGGATGGCCCCGCGCACCGCCAACGTCGGCCTCATCCGGCTCCTCGCCTCCGGCGCGCTGGACCTCGCCCCGGAACGCGTCCGGTCGTTCCCGCTCGACGCCGTCAACGAGGCCGTCGCGCACGCCGCCGCGCACCCCGGTCCGTTCGACCGCACCGCCCTCACCCCACGCACCGGCTGACGCCTCCGCCGGCGGCCAGAAGGCAACGGACGCACGAGAGTGCGCATTTGGATCGAGCGACGACACGACCGTCGCCGTCGGCACGCGGTGACAGCGGCGATGACGGCGGTGCTGACAGCGGCGATTCCCGCAACCCGGTGCTCCCCAGGCAACGGTTGAGCATCCAAGTTACTTTGTATCGGTACGCCTCTCATGGGGGAAAGGGCGCGCTTTCACATGCCGCGACCTGCCTGTCTCCCTTCGTATCCAGCTGGAGGTTCCCATGCTCAAGGGATACACTGTTCCGCTTTCCCCGAAGGGCGAGGCGAACGAGGCCCCCGCGCCCCCCTGGCATTACGCCGGAGACGTCATCGGCGTCGAATACTTCACCGATCCGGCGGCCGCGGAGGCGACGCTTCCCGAAGTGCTGACCCCGGATCCGGAATCGTCCGGCCGGGTCGTCGCCTATTTCTTCGACTGGCAGTTCAACGGGGAGAACGACGAATACCTCGACCCGGTCTACAGCCAGTACCGCGAGTTCTTCGTGCTCGTCGACGCCCACTACGACGGGCGGCCCGTCTCCTGGTGCCCGTACATCTACGTCGACAATCACCACGCCCTGGCGCGCGGGCTGGTTCAGGGGTTTCCGAAGAAGATCGGGCAGGTGCACCAGACCCGGGTCTTCGCCTCACCGGGGAAGGCGTCCCCCACGCTGTCGCCCGGCGCCCGCTTCGGCGCCAGCGTCTCCTGCGACGAACGGACACTCGCGCAGGCCAGGATCACCCTGGAGAAGCGCCTGGAGGACCCGACGCCCCTGCTGAGCCGGGACACCATCAATCTGCGGCATTTCCCGACGCTCGAAGTCGGCAAGTACGACAAGCCGGCGGTCCACGAACTGGTGCGGATGGAATACGCCGATCAGCAACTGGCCGACGTGTGGATCGGCAGCAGCGAGATCGAGCTCTTCCAGGCCCCTCGCGAGGAACTCGGCGATCTCCGCCCGGTGCGCGCCGGCATGGGATTCCGGGGTTCGATGTCCTACAACGTGAAGCAGGTGTTCCCGCTCACCTGACCTGAAAGGGGCGCTGCCCCCTCCGGTATTCCGGCAGCGAACTCCCGCCAGCACACAGAACAGTTAGGTGCGCCAGATGAGCACGACAGTTGCCGACTGCATGGTCGAGGCCCTCGCCGCCTCCGGAGTACGCCGTGTCTACGGTCTCCCCGGCGACTCCCTCAACGGATTCACGGACTCCCTGCGCCGCAACGGCACCGTGCGGTGGGCGCACGTACGCCACGAGGAGAGCGCCGCCTTCGCCGCAACCGGTGAGGCGGCTCTCACGGGTGAACTCGCGGTCGTCGCGGGCAGTTGCGGTCCCGGCAACCTGCATCTGATCAACGGTCTGTACGACGCCCAGCGCAGCCGGGTGCCGGTCCTGGCGATCGCCGCCCACATCCCGGCCGAGGAGATCGGCGGCGAGTACTTCCAGGAGACGCACCCGCAGGAACTGTTCCGCGAGTGCAGCGTCTACGCCGAACTGGCCGCGACCGGCGACCAGGTGCCGCGGCTGCTGCGGATCGCGATGCGCACGGCCCTGGAGCGCCGGGGCGTCTCCGTCCTCGTCGTCCCGGGCAACATGCTGCTCGCCCGAGGCGACACCGCGGCGTTCTCCCATCCCGTCCGGGCCACGGCCTCCCACGTCACCCCGTCCTCCACCGCCCTGGAGGCGGCCGCGGACGTCCTCAACCGTGCCGAGCGCGTGACCATCCTGGGCGGGGCCGGATGTCAGGGCGCCCACGACGAGGTCATGAAGCTGGCCGGTGCGCTGAAGGCCCCGATCGTGCACGCGCTGCGCGGCAAGGAGTTCCTGGAGTACGACAACCCGTACGACGTGGGGCTGACCGGGCTGATCGGCTACAGCTCCGGGTACCGGGCGATGGAGCACTGCGACGCCCTGCTCATGCTCGGCACCGACTTCCCCTACCGGCCGTTCTATCCCGCCCCCGACGTCCCCGTCGTCCAGGTCGACATCCGAGGCGAGCACATCGGACGCCGGGTCGGCGTCAAGGTGCCGCTGGTCGGCACGGTCAAGGACACCGCCGCCGCCCTGCTGCCGCTCATCCGGGCCAAGGACGACACGAAGTTCCTCGACAAGCTCACCGGGCACTACCGCACGGTGCGCTCCCGCCTCGACGACCTCACCGAGGGCAAGCCGTCCGCGTCGGTGATGCACCCGCAGCAGGTCGCGGCCGCCGTCGACCGGCACGCCTCCGCCGACGCCGTCTTCACCGCGGACGTCGGCACCCCCACCGTGTGGGCGGCCCGCTACCTCACGATGAACGGCCGGCGCCGGCTCATCGGCTCCTTCAACCACGGCAGCATGGCGAACGCCCTGCCGCAGGCCATCGGCGCCCAGTGCGCCTCGGGGAATGGGCGGCAGGCCGTGGCCCTGTGCGGGGACGGCGGGCTCAGCATGCTGCTGGGCGAGCTGATCACCCTGCGCCACCTCGACCTGCCCGTGAAGGTCATCGTCTTCAACAACCGGGCCCTGTCGTTCGTGGAGCTGGAGATGAAGGCCGGCGGCATCGTCAACTACGGCACCGACCTGGAGGACGTGGACTTCGGCGCGGTCGCCCGCGCGATCGGCCTCTTCGGGGCGCGCGTCGACCGGGCCGACCAGCTCGAGGAGACGCTGCAGAAGGCGTTCGCGCACGAGGGACCGGCGATCGTGGACGCGCGCACGGCCCGCCAGGAGCTCTCCCTGCCGCCGAACATCACGTTCGAGCAGATGAAGGGCTTCACGCTGTTCGCCACGCGCACGATCCTCACCGGGCGGGGGGACGAGATCGTCGAACTGGCCAAGACGAACCTGCGCCAGCTGCCCCTGATGTGACGCCTCGTCAAAGCCGTTGTGCCGCCCACACCATCGCCGCGACCGAGCGGTCGACGTCCGCCTCGGTCGTGGCGTGGCCGGAGACCGAGATGCGCATCAGCCGCCGCCCGCGCCAGGTCGTGGCCCCCACCCAGCAGGTGCCGTCCTCCTGCACCGCCTGGACGACGGCGTCCGTGCGGGCGTCCGACCCGAAGCCGACGAGGACCTGATTGAGCGTCACCTCGTTGACGACGTCGAAGCCCGCCGCCGACAGGCCCTCGGCGAAACGCCGGGCGAGCGCGCAGCAGCGGTCCACGAGTTCCGTGACGCCGTCACGGCCGAGTTCACGGAGTGCCGCCCAGGTGGCGAAGCCCCGTGCGCGGCGGGACGACTCGGCGGTGTAGTCGGCGCCACCGGCCGGCGTCGCGTCGGCCCGCGTGAGATAGGACGCGGAGTACGACAGGGCGTCGGCGTGGACGGCCGGCCGGGAGCAGAAGGCGTACCCGCAGTCGTAGGGGACGTTGAGCCACTTGTGCCCGTCGCACGCCCAGCTGTCGGCCCGTTCGACCCCGTCGACGAGGTGCCGGGTCGCCGGGCTCGCGGCCGCCCACAGGCCGAAGGCGCCGTCCACGTGCACCCAGCCGCCGACCGCGTGCGTGAGGTCGCAGGCCGCCCGCAGGTCGTCGCAGGCGCCGGTGTTCACGTTGCCGGCCTGCGCGCACACGATCGTGAGCGCGTCCGGGTCGGCTGACAGGACGCGGCGCAGGTCGTCGGGGTCGAGCGCCCCGCGGTCGTCGGCGCGTACCGGCTGCAGGCAGTCGGTGCCCAGGCCGAGCAGGCGCAGGGAGCGGTCGACGGTGGCGTGCCGCTCGGCGCCCGCGACCACCCGCAGGCGCGGGGCACCGGCCAGGCCGCGGCGTCCGACGTCCCAGCCGGCCTCGGCGAACAGGTGCTGCCGGGCGGCCGCGAGACCGGCGGTGTTGGCGGCCTGGCCGCCCGTGACGAACCCGACGGACGCCGTCGCGGGCAGTCCGAGCAGTTCCTTCAGCCGCCCTCCCGCCGCCTCCTCGGCGGCGATCGCGGCGGGGGAGAGCACGGCGTTGAAGGCGTTCTGGTCCCAGCCCGCGGTGAGGATGTCCGCGGCCGTGGCGGCGGGCAGGGCACCGCCGACGACGAACCCGAAGAAGCGCGGCCCGGCGGAGGCGACGAGTCCCGGATCGGCGGCGGCCACCATGTCGTCGATCACCGTGCGCGGGTCGGTGCCCGGGCGGTCGAGGGGCGCGGCGAAGGCGGCCCGCAGGGCCGCGTGGTCCACGGGCCGGGCCACCGGCCGCTCGGACAGTGAGCGGCGGTAGCCGGCGGCCTGCTCGGCGGCGTGGCGGAGGATCTGCGTCAGCTCGTCCATGGCCACACCGTAACCACCCGCCGGGAGGCCCGGAAGCGGCCGATCGGAGACGATCCGGCCCCCCGGACGTCACGGCGAGCGATGCGGCGACGGGCACCGCGTGACCGGTGTCTCACCGCGTCCACGTTGCTATGCAACGAGGTGCATAGCAGGATCGGGGGCATGGCCCTCGAGCACGCGATCCTCGTCTCCCTGCTGGAGAAGCCGGGCTCCGGCTATGAACTGGCCCGGCGGTTCGAACGGTCCATCGGGTACTTCTGGACCGCCACCCACCAGCAGATCTACCGCGTGCTCAAGCGCATGGAGAGCGACGGCTGGGTCGACGTCCGGGACGTCGCGCAGTACGGGCGTCCGGACAAGAAGGAGTACTCGGTCGCCGCCGCGGGCCGTCAGGCCCTCTCCGCGTGGCTCGGCGAACCGACCGAACCCGAGAGCGTCCGCCACGACCTCGCCGTCAAGGTGCGCGGCGCCGCCTTCTCCGACCCGGCGGCCCTCATCGACGAGGTCGAACGGCACCGAGAGGCCCACACCGCCCGCCTGGCCCACTACCGCGCGGGGGAGAGCCGCGACTTCGGCACACCCCCGGCGGACGGCGGACTCGACGCCGAACGGGAACTCCAGCACGTCGTGCTGCGCGGCGGCATCGCCTACGAGCAGATGATGATCGCCTGGCTCGACGACGTCCTCGCCACGCTCGCCCGGTTCCGCACCGGCGACTGACCGGTGCAGCGGACACCCCCCGGGCCACGGCCCGGACCCACCCTCACCCCTCCCAGCCGAAAGGCGGCTTCCATGGCCGACGCGCTGCTCTTCAACCCGCGGACCTACGACCCCGCGCACTTCGATCCGGAGACCCGCAGGCTGCTGCGCGCCACCGTCGACTGGTTCGAGGAGCGCGGCAAGCGCCGGATCATCGAGGACTACCGCACCCGCGCCTGGCTCGGCGACTTCCTCGCGTTCGCCGCCAAGGAGGGCCTCTTCGCGACCTTCCTCACCCCCGCGTCGGCGGCCGGTGAGGGTGAGGGCGACAAGCGCTGGGACACCGCCCGCATCGCCGCGCTCAACGAGATCCTCGGCTTCTACGGCCTCGACTACTGGTACGCCTGGCAGGTCACCATCCTCGGCCTCGGCCCCGTCTGGCAGAGCGGCAACGCCGCCGCGCGCGCCCGCGCCGCCGAACTCCTCTCCCAGGGCGAGGTGTTCGCCTTCGGCCTGTCCGAGAAGACCCACGGCGCCGACATCTACTCCACCGACATGCTCCTCGAGCCCGACGGCGAGGGCGGCTTCCGGGCCAGTGGCTCCAAGTACTACATAGGCAACGGCAACGCCGCCGGACTGGTCTCCGTCTTCGGCCGCCGCACCGACGTCGAGGGCCCCGACGGGTACGTCTTCTTCGCCGCCGACAGCCGCCACCCGGCCTACCAGCTGGTGAAGAACGTCGTCGACTCCTCCAAGTACGTCAGCGAGTTCCGCCTGGAGGAGTACCCGGTCGCGGCCGAGGACGTCCTGCACACCGGACGGGCCGCCTTCGACGCCGCGCTGAACACCGTCAACGTCGGCAAGTTCAACCTGTGCACCGCCTCGATCGGCATCTGCGAGCACGCGATGTACGAGGCCGTCACGCACGCCCAGAACCGCATCCTGTACGGCCGTCCCGTCACCGCCTTCCCGCACGTGCGCCGCGAACTGACCGACGCGTACGTCCGGTTGGTCGGCATGAAGCTGTTCAGCGACCGGGCCGTCGACTACTTCCGCACCGCCGGCCCCGAGGACCGGCGCTACCTCCTCTTCAACCCGATGACGAAGATGAAGGTGACCACGGAGGGCGAGAAGGTCATCGACCTGATGTGGGACGTCGTCGCGGCCAAGGGCTTCGAGAAGGACAACTATTTCGCCCAGGCGGCCGTCGAGATCCGCGGCCTGCCCAAGCTGGAGGGCACCGTCCACGTCAACCTGGCCCTCATCCTGAAGTTCATGCGCAACCACCTCCTCGACCCGGTCGCCTACGAGCCCGTCCCGACCCGCCTCGACGCCGCCGACGACGACTTCCTCTTCCGTCAGGGCCCGGCGCGCGGCCTCGGCTCGGTCCGCTTCCACGACTGGCGGCCGGCCTTCGACGCCTGCAGCCACCTGCCCAACGTCGCCCGCTTCCGCGAACAGGCCGACGCGCTCTGCGAGTTCGTGCGCACGGCCGCTCCGGACGAGGAGCAGAGCCGGGACCTCGACCTGCTCCTCGCGGTCGGCCAGCTCTTCGCGCTCGTCGTCCACGGGCAGCTGGTCCTGGAGCAGGCAGCCCTCTCGGACCTCGACGAGGACGTCCTCGACGAGCTGTTCGCCGTCCTGGTACGGGACTTCTCCGCGCACGCCGTCGAACTGCACGGCAAGGACTCCGCGACCGAGGACCAGCAGCGCTGGGCCCTCGGCGCGGTCCGGCGCCCGGTCGTCGACGGCGACCGCTCGGAGCGGGTCTGGCAGCGCGTCGAGGCGCTGTCGGGGGAGTACGAGATGATGCCCTGAGGCCGCGGCGACTCACCGACGTGACCCTGGCCCGGGTGCGGAAGCCCCCGGGCCAGGGTGTGCTCACGGTCCTTCGGGCCGGATCACCAGATCCCGCTGCGGACGTACGGGTTGACCGCCCTGAGGTTGCTGTCGTAGCTGGCCCTGAACACGTAGTTCGGGTCGGACTGGGTGAGCCACCCGGACGTGTGCGTGTAGCCGGTGCCGTCCGAGAGGTAGGTGGCGTCGGCGAAGGACCAGCTCCGGCCGCCGTCCGTGCTGATGTCCAGCCAGACCCAGCCGCGCGGGTCCCAGCCGGACCCCTGGATGCTTCCCCAGCCGTACTGGTAGCCGCCGTAGTAGCCCGAGCGGATCTCGATGACGATGCTGCCCCTTTGGTTCGGGGCGTGGGTCAGGCGGTTGGTCGTCACGAACACCTGGTCGGTGTTGATCGTCCCGGGCGGTGCCGCGTGAGCGGGTGTGGCGAGCGCCGAGACGCCCAGGGCGCCGAGCGACCCCGCCACCGCCGCGGACCCGGCCGATCTCAGTAACGTCCTTCGATCCATGGAGCGGCTCATCGGTTCCCCCTGTCGAGGCCATGGTCTGAGAAGCGCGGACGCCGACCTGCGCGAGGCGTCCACGGCCGACCCTAGGCGAGGGAACGGGCGCACGGTCCCTGACAGATGTCAGGGGCCGCAGACGGGTGTTGATCGACTTCACCGGTCCGCGAAAGACTGTGCGCATGATGCGTACGGGGGTTCGCACGGTGCTCGGTGCCGTGCTGGTGTCGTTGCTGGCGAGTGCGGCCTGTACGGCGGAGGGTCCGCCGAAGGCGAGCGGCAGTGCCCGGATCGAGGTCGACAGACCCGTGGCCTTCGCCGACGAGCCGGTCCGCCTCCGTGTGACCGGGCTGCACGCAGGGGAACCGGTCACCGTCACCTCCCGGGCCGTCGACGGCGACGGGCTGGAGTGGACGGGCCGCGCCCGGTACACGGCCGACGGCGACGGCGTCGTGGACCTGTCACGACGCCGCCCGGAGAGCGGGACGTTCCAGGAGACCGACGGCATGGGCCTGTTCTGGTCGATGCGTCCGACCAAGGGGGAGGCGGACGAGACCTGGTTCGCCTCGGGCCCGGCCACCCGCCGGCCGTCGTACGAGGTGCGGTTCGCGGTGCGCGGCGGCGACCGGGAGATCGCGCACCGCACGGTGACCCGGCGGTGGCTGGCCGACGGGGTCCGGCACGAGCGGCTCACCGTCGAGGACGACCAGCTGGACGCCCTGCTCTTCCTGCCGCCGTCCGGCACCGCCCGCAAGGCCCCGGTTCTGCTGTTCGGCGGTTCGGAGGGGGGACGCGCCTTCGACCAGGAGGCCGCGCTTCTCGCCTCGCGCGGCCATCCGGCGCTGTCCCTCTGCTACTTCGCCTGCGCGGGCCGGCCGAAGGAACTGCGCGACATCGAGCTGGAGTACTTCGTCCGCGCCGCGCGCCTGCTGCGCGGCCGGTCCGGCGCCGAGCGGGACGGGCTGGCGGTCATGAGTGGCTCGCGCGGCAGCGAGGCGGCCCAACTGCTCGCCCAGTACCACCCGGACCTGGTCCGGGACGCGGTGGTGCTCGCGCCGGGCACCCGCACCGTCTTCCCGGGGACCGACGGCGTGAGCTGGACACGTGCGGGCCGGCCCGTGCGGTTCGAGACGATCCCGCTGGACCGGGTGCGCGGCACCGTCCTGGCCGTGGCGGGCGACCAGGACCGGTTGTGGCGCTCGGCCGACGCCGCCGAGAGCATCGCCGCACGGACCAACGCCTCCGGCACCCGGCACCGGGCGCTCGTCCACGAGGGCGCCGGCCATGGGGTCGCCGGTGTGCCGTACCAGGCGAGCGGCCGGTACACCCACGACCCGGCGGCGGACCGGTGGATGGATCTGGGCGGCACGGCGGCCGCCGACGCCCGGGCGAAGGCGGACAGCTGGCCCCGGATCCTGCGGCTCCTGGACCGGTGACGGCCCGGTCCGGAAGCCGCGCGACGCCGCCCCCTCAGACGCGTTCGACGTACGCGGCACGCCAGGCGGGGGAGGGGTCCGCTCCGAGCTCGGTCCAGTACTCGCGGCCCTCGGTGATCAGGCCGTCCCGGACCGTCCAGAAGGACGCGACGCGGTGGGTGCCCATCGTGTCGTGCGGCACCTCGACCTCGGACACCACGTCGTGCCCGGACGCCACGACGCGCAGCACCTCGATCGACCACCCCTCCGGGTACTCCGCGTTGACGCGGACGTAGTTCTCCCGGCCCCGTATGCGTTCGCCGCTGACCGGCCAGTCCACGATCACGTCGTCCGCGAGCAGGGCGCCGACGCCCGCCCAGTCGCGTGCCCGCATACGGTCCCACAGCAGCCGGACGGTCTCCGAAGGTTCCATGCCGCCATCCTGCCGGGCACCACTGACAATGCCTCACGGCGTCCGGCCGGGCGGGTCGGCCACGGCGGCCGTGAAGCGCGCGGCGACGGCGGCGACGGCCGCGCGCAGTTCCTCCCCTCCTTCGACGCGGAAGGGGACGGGCAGCACCGCCAGCCACTCCTGCGCGTACATGGCCGGGTTGCGGGTGCTGCCCACCAGGACGCAGCCGTCCCCCAAGGGTTCCAGGCGTCCCATCGGCGGCCGGATCCAGCGGGCCACCTCGGCCGGCGGCAGGTCGAACACCACGCGCGTGGGGTACGCCCAGCCGACGCCCAGGTTCTCCTCCAGCACCGCCACCGGGTCGAGCCCCGCGGGCGGTTCGAACCGTTCCGACGTCACCTCGACCGCGCGGACCCGATCGACCCGGTAGGTGCGGACCGCGTCCGCGCGATGGCTGTGGCACAGCAGGTACCAGCGGCCGTACCGGACGACGAGGGACCAGGGATCGACGTCCGCCTCCCACGCGGCACCGGCCTCGCCGCGGTAGGTGATCCGCACACGGCGGTGGGCCGCGACGGCACCGACGAGCTCGCCGGTGACCGCCGGGTCCGGGCGGGTCGCGTACGGGTCGGGCGCCGCCGAAGCGTACGCGTGCAGCAGGGCCGCCTGACGGCCGACACTCTCCGGCAGGGCCTTGACGACCTTGCCGAGGGCGGCGCTGACCAGGTCCTCGGGGTCGGCGGCGCTCGGCTGGCCGCTGAGGACGGCCATCACCAGGCCGAGCGCCTCGGCCTGCGTGAAGTGCACGGGAGGCAGTCGCGTCCCGCGCCCCAGCCGGTAACCGCCGTGCGGCCCCCGGGTGGACGTCACCGGGATGCCGGCCTCGCGGAGGATCTCCACGTAACGGCGGGCGGCCCGCTCCGTCACGCCCAGCCGCTCGGCGAGTTCGGTCGCCGTCGTACCGGGGCGGACCTGGAGGATCTCCAGGGCGCGCAGGGCCCGGGCGGTGGGGCTGAGGTCGTTCGGCACCCGGGCAGGCTAGTCCGTCCGACCGGACGGCCACCGAACCACCGTCCGGGAATCCGGCAGCCGATCGTCCGGATCTCCTCCTACCGTGGCCACCGTCAACCGGCAGAAGGGGAGAACATCATGGACATCCTGCTCATCGGCGGCCTGTGGCTGGACGGTTCCGTCTGGGGCGGCGTCGCCTCCGCGCTGGAGGGCCACGGCCACCGCCCGGTGCCGCTCACGCTGCCGGGGCAGGGGGACGGGTCCCCGTCCGCCACGCTCGACGACCAGGTGGAGGCCGTGCTCGCGGCCGTGGACGCGGCACCCGGCAAGGTGATGGTGGTCGGGCACTCGGCGGCCTGCTCGCTGGCCTGGCTGGCCGCCGACCGGCGCCCTGACAGGCTGGCCAGGACCGTCCTGATCGGAGGCTGCCCGACCGAGGACGGCAGCCCGTACGCCGACTTCTTCGAGATCACGGACGGCGTCATGCCGTTCCCCGGCTGGGAGCCCTTCGAGGGGGCGGACGCGGCCGATCTCGACGACGAGGCCAGAAGCGCCTTCACGGCCTCCGCGATCCCGGTGCCCGAAGGGGTCGCCAGGGGCGTGGTGCGGCTGACGGACGAACGGCGCTGGGACGTCCCCGCCCTGCTCGTGTGCCCGGAGTTCACGCCCGCGCAGGCCCGCGCGTGGATCGAGGCGGGGGACGTGCCGGAGCTGGCCCGGGCCAAGGAGGTCGAGTACGCCGACATCGACTCCGGTCACTGGCCCATGCTCACCGAACCGGCCGAACTGGCCCGGATCCTGGCCGCGGCGGCCGACGCGGCCTGAGCACCGCACAGCCGGCGTCCTGCGCGGTGTCGTCACCGGTGGTCAGCCCCGCCAGCAGCCGCAGCCCGTCCTCGGCGGCGCTGCCGGGGGCCGCCGACAGCACCACCAGTTCCGCGCCCGCCTCGGACGGCAGCGCGAAGTTCTCCTGGTGCAGTTCCAGCAGCCCGACCAGCGGATGCCGGTACGCCTTGCGCCCGTGCGTGCGCGCCCGTACGTCCGCGCGGGCCCACAGGCGGCGGAACCGTTCGCTGTTCATGGCCAGTTCGCCGATGAGCGTGGCGAGCCGGGGGTCGCCGGGATACACGCCGGCGGCCAGCCGCAGATGCCCGACCACGTCGACCGTGCACTTCTCCCAGTCCGCGTAGAGGCCCTGGCCGGCCTCTTCGAGGAAGATGTGCCGGGCGGTGTTGAAGCCCCGCATCGGGCGGCCGTGCAGGAGTTCGGCGAGATGGTTGCCGGCGAGGACGTCCATACGGTGGTTCATGATCATGGCGGGGGCGTCCGCGACCAGGCCGAGGACGCGCAGCAGTTCCGGCCGCAGCCGTACGCCCGGCGCCTTCGTGTTCCGGCGGCGCTGGCAGGCGAGCCGGTCGAGGTGTCCCCGTTCGGTCTCGTCGAGTCCGAGGACACGGGCGAGCGCGTCCCGTACCTGCTCGGACGGCTGGGTGGCGCGGCCCTGCTCCAGCCGGACGTAGTAGTCGACGCTCACCCCGGACAGATGCGCGACCTCTTCGCGGCGCAGCCCCGCGACCCG encodes:
- a CDS encoding alpha/beta fold hydrolase, encoding MDILLIGGLWLDGSVWGGVASALEGHGHRPVPLTLPGQGDGSPSATLDDQVEAVLAAVDAAPGKVMVVGHSAACSLAWLAADRRPDRLARTVLIGGCPTEDGSPYADFFEITDGVMPFPGWEPFEGADAADLDDEARSAFTASAIPVPEGVARGVVRLTDERRWDVPALLVCPEFTPAQARAWIEAGDVPELARAKEVEYADIDSGHWPMLTEPAELARILAAAADAA
- a CDS encoding helix-turn-helix transcriptional regulator, with translation MPNDLSPTARALRALEILQVRPGTTATELAERLGVTERAARRYVEILREAGIPVTSTRGPHGGYRLGRGTRLPPVHFTQAEALGLVMAVLSGQPSAADPEDLVSAALGKVVKALPESVGRQAALLHAYASAAPDPYATRPDPAVTGELVGAVAAHRRVRITYRGEAGAAWEADVDPWSLVVRYGRWYLLCHSHRADAVRTYRVDRVRAVEVTSERFEPPAGLDPVAVLEENLGVGWAYPTRVVFDLPPAEVARWIRPPMGRLEPLGDGCVLVGSTRNPAMYAQEWLAVLPVPFRVEGGEELRAAVAAVAARFTAAVADPPGRTP
- a CDS encoding nuclear transport factor 2 family protein, whose protein sequence is MEPSETVRLLWDRMRARDWAGVGALLADDVIVDWPVSGERIRGRENYVRVNAEYPEGWSIEVLRVVASGHDVVSEVEVPHDTMGTHRVASFWTVRDGLITEGREYWTELGADPSPAWRAAYVERV
- a CDS encoding helix-turn-helix transcriptional regulator is translated as MEDLASFLRIRRSRVDPATVGIPVDNRRRVAGLRREEVAHLSGVSVDYYVRLEQGRATQPSEQVRDALARVLGLDETERGHLDRLACQRRRNTKAPGVRLRPELLRVLGLVADAPAMIMNHRMDVLAGNHLAELLHGRPMRGFNTARHIFLEEAGQGLYADWEKCTVDVVGHLRLAAGVYPGDPRLATLIGELAMNSERFRRLWARADVRARTHGRKAYRHPLVGLLELHQENFALPSEAGAELVVLSAAPGSAAEDGLRLLAGLTTGDDTAQDAGCAVLRPRRPPRPGSGPVRPVR